Within Crassostrea angulata isolate pt1a10 chromosome 2, ASM2561291v2, whole genome shotgun sequence, the genomic segment cTCCCTTCCATCGGCGGTTGCCGggtttagatttgcttctgtgtgccaaCATCATTGTGGGCCCGAATTAAGAAATGGGGTGGGCGTAAGGGgtttagaccccccccccccttgaaaattcattaacccccccccccccacacacacaaacacaatTATATGTATTACTCTGAAACACCCCTCCATTCctatttgaatttttccttctttttttctaaaaagaaatCCATTTTCACATAGACATGTATACCAAAACTTATTTTGTAACTCTACTGAGGAATAATATGTAtctgtacatatattatatatcaaaatattgaaagtatCTATCATTAAATTCTAGCACTTTAAATGTATGTGTATACATAGCAACATATATCTTTGTTTATGCGCAATATTTATACCTGCTATGTGAATATGTaaaagttcaataaaaaaaagtacaatcactattcaagtttaaaaattgacaatttGCCATTCTTATGCAGAAAGTGTGATGTACACACATCcttggtcaaggtcaaataagGTCGAGGTCAAGCTACATATGTTGAATTAAGGAACTCTCAGTACCTTAATTCAGCATATGTGGCGCTTTGACTTAGCACCAGGTTGCCTAATAGTTTTGGTTACATGACGTAAAGCGTTAAGCATACTTTTCTACCGCATGAAAAATTATAACCTAATATATAGCACAATATGCCAAATTAAGAGAGATATGGCAATGAaataaagagaaatatttttccTGTACCAATCAAGGAGGTCAATATTATTAAttggtaaatttttacaatacTTTTCATATACCTGGTAGAAAAAGAAATACCTTTGACGAAAAcgaaagaaataaaaagcatATCAACATTTcagatttttaataataaattatttctaagattttatcatatataactTGTAAGACAAACTGGTGGTTAACATATTCATTCATACAAACATAAACACAAACACACAACCATACTCACAGACTTACAAACAtataaatgaagttttcatgATCCAGACCATTTGAAATGAacagtaatttaaaaaagtactaATGGATAATTAaatacataactatatatataatgaataaatgtttaAGCGTGCTACTTAGAGAGTTAAAAAAGGCATAGAAGCTCTAATATATAActgtgtataaataaaaaaaacatccgATTTAAGCtgcataaaaaatcaaaactagCATAAAGAATACAGTTAAAAAGTAAACCAATGTATTTAGAATGCtttaaaagttcattttttgTTGAGAATTTCTTGAACATCCAAGAATATTGGTACCATAATGGTAAACGTTTTTTCCTTTGTGAACAGCATTGGTGACACAATATCTACAAGAAACTGATCACGATAATAGACATTTCACTAAAAAGCTGaacttattaattaattttataaaaataattcatgtatGGTTTAAGAGCGGAATAAATTTGTTCAGAAAtatttacaacctgtcaatatccAAGCTTTTACCATTCTCCGGCTGGTGTTCAGTTGGAAATGGCACACATATCGTGACGGTATGTGTCTTCATCtagaacaaaattgataattgcTTAATGTCATATTATCAACAATACACATGAATTGATACATCTTAAAGTAATTCCAAAAACCgctttatattaacaaaatatcaaacgATTACGTGTACgtctacatgtatcttaaaaggtccatttgatcaaatacaaggGTACATCAGAATATGCATATCATTAATTGGTCACAATGACAATTTAAATGAACATGAAATTGCATAACATCTTCTGTACATATTGTAATTAACTAATTGCCATGATTAAAACTgaacaagattttaaaaattgacaatttacatttttgatcaattataaacaacaacctTTATGATAATATGAACTGgttaataatgtttttaatgattgGTAGATAGACCTAGTCCTGTAATAATTCACTAGTTTGTTTTGGCATCTATTTACACAGAAAAGCAAGTCTTAGATGTGTCCAATTGGTTGATAAATAACACGAACAATGATAATGAATTTGACTCACCTTTTATATGGCCATGCTGGTCTATATACCTGTAGACACACACCTTGTTATCTTTCTCTGATCCGACCCAGAGGCtgtgagtgttgacatcataactcagaCTTTGTGGACTTTCTAATATTTTTGATTCTTTCAGTAGATGagacaggaactgaccgtccttgtCCAACAACTGTATTGTATTAGTTCtatcatcacacaccaggatgtgtgacatcGGGTCAGTGCAGATTCCATGTGGCCATAGTCCTGATCCTGATGGGTGTCccgtgtaggagaaacgatgtcttcctccacgttctgtcaccactacagcactCTCGTCAGACACCACGATATCCCCATTGTTGTTTTCTGTTATAAAGTCAGTTTTACTATACAGATCAAGTCCCATGTTGTCGTGTTTTATGGTTTGCGTGAGTTGTCCATTCTGATTGTGCCGAGTTAACTTGCTTGGCCCTATAGACTCTCTatacatcccgaccagtagatccccagtggacggggaaCAGTACACACACCGTGGACTCCATGTAGCGTCTGTTTTCTCTATAAATGTGCAGGtggttttcatatcctttgacagtttgttgatgttatgaTTCCTATCAATGTAAATCAGTTCACTTTCACTGTTCACTGTGAGTATTCCAACTAATAGTTTACGGTATGACTCACTATGTAAACTACTACATAAATCATTCATATATAGTAAACTGTCATCTCTTGTATTTGTCAGTGTGAGATTGTCTTTATTATCATCGACCCTGACCCGGCGCGATGTCATACCGGAAAGGTGATGACTTCGATCAACACCTCTCTCTGTGTGTAATCCAACTGATACTTCTCTGTTTGCATCTCTACGTAAACTACTATATAAATCATTCAGATTATGTAAAGTGTCACCTCTTGTATTTGTCAGTATGAGATTGTCTCTATTATCACTGACCCAGAaccggtctgatgtcacacaggaaatgtgataaCAACGATCAGCACCTGTTACTGTGAGAGAGTGAAGTAACTCGGGGGGAGacatcagtttcagcagacactggtttccttGCTGTGGTTTTTCTGTCCCTATGTTTGGGATTtcactcagtgactccatcacatcaGCAGTGGCTGGATTCAGATCTACAAACATCAGacattttttgatacattttctatataaacaagtatatttacattctactgtgtttttccattaaattctgtgatcttcaaatgcctctaaatgcgacaagtagtcaaaggtcaaattgacgagttttataaTGACGACACAAGCGTTGAACGCTTGtgaactgcaacgtcacaagcgaaaatcaaagttcacgcttgtggctgttactgtggctcttccatcaatattaacttacccttaggataagataggaattttaaggtatggatcacatttgcagacaaggcaggaagttaaaaaaatgtaaatataagcattaaatcatgactttttgaagtatacactctcataactgcagcggtgtgtgcatacaaatcttcataacgcgctaacgcgcgttactcaatttgtatgcacacaccgctgcagttatgagagtgtatacttcaaaaaatcatgattcaatgatATAATAAAACCCTCATTTAAGTATTaacatagtaagactaacgtcaaaaacgtatcaatccgcttgacgttagaattaaattttgtataatttgaaataattttaaaggttaaaggattgttttatctaaaatgaatggcaaaaaaaaaaaattataagcaataaatttataatttgttagTTTTATACGACATAAAATGGTTTTGAACCGTTGATACTTTTCATCTGCTTCTTTGCTCCTGTCATATCAAAACtaataaattttgtattaattcctttaaaaaaaaacaatcactACACAAATAAAGATTGACCATGTATGTTATCGTGCACAGAAATCTGAAAGTATCAAATAATAAATCACTTCTATCTATAATTAAAGGCCATTATAATTCCAATCATCCTTTTTATACctgattaaattataaatatgacattgaTACTACAATCTAAAAGAGAAGTCTGGCAATGACACTTAATagcaaaaacatataaaacaaatatgaacTTATATTGACCACTTATATATGAAAATCAACATAACATAAATGTCTTATCTAAACCTAacaacaataataataaaacagatttACCTGTCCGGGCGTGTTGTCTGTCTATATACCTATATACGACCACCTTATTTCTTGCCGCtacccagagacggtgagttTTGACATCATAACTTAGGCTGAGTGGGCAGAATAACCCTGATGGTCTTATCAGTAAATGTGACAGAAACTGACCGTCCTTATCTATCATCTGGACTGTACAGGATCCGGAATCACATACCAATATGTGTGCCAGTGCGTCAGTGCAAATTCCCCATGGATCTAGTCctgatcctgatggatgtcCCCGGTAGAAGAAACGATGCACTCCTTCACGATTTGTCACTATTACAGCACAagagtcagacaccacgacatccccattgttgttctctgttatgaAGTTAGGATGTCTATACAGCCCCCGTCCTGTGTTGTCGTGTTGTATGTTTTGAGTAAGTTGGCCgctctggttgtaccgggttaccttgcctaTTTTATACGGTGTAAACGGTGTTTGCAGTATaaaatatgcatgtgtattcgggGTAATCGAGATATATTCTGTAGACCCTCTTGTCTCTCTATACATCCCGACCATTAGATCTGAAGTGCGCGGGGAGCAGTACACACACTGCGGTTTCCATATGGAGTCTGCTCTCTTTATAAATGTTGCTGTTTTCATTTCCTTTGACAATTTGTAAATAGTATTATTTTTATCCGTGTAAATCAGTTCATTATCATTGTTCAATGTGTGAAATCCATATAAATAAGTGCACGCATTAATAAAATATAGAGTATCAcctgctgtgtttatcaagaaGAGATTGCCATCAGCATCACTAGCCCAGACCTGGTCTGATGTCACACGGGAAATGTGATAACAAAGATCAACATCTGTCATCGTAAGCGACATACAGAACTCAGGAGCAGGCAACAGTTTCAGCAGACTCTTGTTTTCCacgcgtcggtttcctctctctgCGATTTCGATTGCACTgagtgactccatcacatcctccttATTAAAGGACTCAGTCATTGAGAGATTGCTGGTGTGGAGTGTAAGACGCATCTGGCGGAGGTGGGTTGTCTTTATGGATGAGAGAAATTGTATCGGGATGACTGATGACTGTTCATATGTGTGTACATATCTCTGCTGGTTGCCAATCTGTGTAATCATTTTAATCTTCTGTTTCAAACATCTGTGCTTGACATCAAAGTCACAAAACACATTGTACATGAAATCATATTTCACATCGTCCAAAAgatttttcagtttttgagCCTTTGTTATCATCTGTGATTGAAAAATTGAGAGTTCTGTGTAACAAGTTTTGAATTCAGCTTTGATTTTTGTcaggagaacaggtctgtaaaagagagcGTCGCTTCTGATGGTGTAAAAGGTTCCTTCGTGTTGCTGTTGCATTGTTCTATATTCTTTTCTTATATCTAGTAACCTGTGTCCTTTATGTTGTGTGCAATTGAAACAGACAGGAAGTTCACAAGGTTCACAGTACATTCCTATAAGCATGCAAGGATGTCTCACACAACACTCTTCTTTTTTATTAGAGTTTAATTTCTCACTGTATGTCACAACATCATGGTCTATGGTATTGAGATCTTTTACATGGTTTTCTTTACACTGGggacacagatcacatggacacgATACACAAAAGTACTCCGTGTCTCCCTGACACATTGAACACTGATGTACTCTGCAAGGTGTACTTGTTGTGCCCATGGTCTCCAAATCAAACATCCTGTTCAATGAAAAACTAGaggttttaaagttaaaaataatggTGCAATCTTTAATATCATTTTCGGTTTAAATGcatttcttaattatttcaaCATCTCATATTTATCACAAAATTGATCTGTTTACTATATTtatttcctatattttttttctagtgCTAACCATTGTTGTTaactatttttgtttatattttaccGGGTGATCTCAATATTTGTTCAGGTGTTTTTTAACTAATAAGGGCGATCCCACAGTACCTGTTACATAAgtcattttaataagtttacTTATTGACTTTGTCAGGGATCTCCCTGTTTGTGACATTAATACATGACATTATTTCGTCAATgactatttagttgttttttaaggtaaaacatTAACAAGCTGCAGTTCATAGATAGAACGAAagatttaagtctattaatggAATAAGCTCTATTGGTAACTGTTAAGATCAATGTATGGGCATAAACTTATTTTCCCCACATAATAAATTCAGCCCTTTCCTAGTACACACTAAGTATTTACCTACATTATGAATATACATTTCCTTCTTAGTACATACTTTTGATTTACTCTCAAGATCTCCAAGTATAATAAACCTTTAACCATtattcataaaacataatatttgataatcattttacaaaaaaagtgttgaaAGACGCCCATGCCATTACAAATCTTCAAGTATAGATTGCTAAACATCATCGTCTCTTGTCTATGACTAAATGGTGTAACAAATTCAAAAAGGTATTGATCTCGCTATTGAATTCACAATAAAGTGTTTGTTATTcaatcaatatatatttcaatttaaaacacTTTCACAGATTAAAGATGAAATAATCTGTTAACGAGCAGTgttcaaaaatcaaaagtttaatggaaaaacacgaAATAGATGCAGGGGAACACGGACCTCTACAAAATTAGAGGTAGATCAGTTGCCACGAAGGATTTAGCATTCTCTACTGACCTGTAACACCATTCGTGTGTTTTCAAGGttatatcaatttattataaaattagtTTATGCCAACAAACAGTACGATTAATATTCTAGGGTATAAAACTACCATGTAATTATTTCCCTACCTTTATATTATCAGTTGAATGTTTTTCTCTAATTAGTTTTTGGTTTTTCTATACAATATAAGGTTACATTTGTCTTCGGCCTGCATCATAGAAGATCTTGGAATAGTCTATCAAAATCATAATGTCTAGAAAATATGATGATACATAAAACACTGATGTCCTGAAGCCTTTGTTAGCAGATTATACATCAATAAGTGATCTGTGCTTGTTTATCTCCCCCAGCGAAATTTACACATtcttcaaacaaaacaaaattaatatatttcttagataaaattaataaattttatctatatacTGAATACAGCTTACCGTTTCTCAGTCATCGAACTGATCAGGTGCATTtaacttttacaaaataatgttcCTTGTTGATCACAAAACGACAAAGCTTTTTTGACTGATCAGCTCTCTTTTCTCTTGTTTTTGGCAAAAAGCCAAAGCTTGATATCTAACATTATAAAGGACAAGAATAAATTTTCTAGTGACTTCCTGATCGTCCTCGTATCTGTGCAAAACGCATTAACCAAATAAAAAGAAGTTAAATCGACAAGGTGCCGTTCAATAACCAGAGaaaatcaatagttagaggTACAATGTACGTTACCTGAACAACTTaggtattttattttctacGGGCTTCAAACCTTTTTATTTGTCCAGATACCTTTAACGTTTTAGTTGTGCTATAAATACAAGATTAATAAATTAACGTGCTATGCcagttgtaaatatttaagtaaACATATATCTTGCATAGAAACAGATTGCaagcaaaatatttattttacaacctataataaatgttttaaacgttATGAACTGTTAAATCAGCTTGAAAAGGATCTTTAACTTGCATATTAAACCAATATAAACAGAAGCAGGACACGAGCCTTATTTCCATGACAAAGAACTGTGAGcgatgtatcttgcttataattctacgactGATACTCAAATTTCATTCGATCATCAGAAATGCACTCCttaagcattgcaaataataaaaggtgaaaaatgaatcaaaatcgGGACCATGCCactttaaggtagtccatccataactgaGGTGCATTTAACAACTTTGGTTGATATGAATTATATTGAATatctattttgaaattattatgaGGCCGACAGAAACCAAACTCGGGAATATGTATGCAGTCCATTAAATGAACTTTTAGCACTTGGAACTTTACCAAGAGATTTGTGAGAAAATTATTTGTACtatgaagatatatttaaaaatgcatttttcccatagacttcaatgttacCTTCAAGATGGgataaatttgttaatattcaaaaaatttcaaaattttaagaattaatCTTTATTATAAGATTAACCCTTTGAAATCACACTAAACTTTTAGTAATCAAACTTAATTGCAatttattagatatgaaatatgagagttatggatggactaccttaatagacatgtatttttattaaatcacTTGAATCCATCGAGTTACATATTGCTGTTGGCTCTGTGTTATAGCATAGTATTGACGGTGAGGGTAAATGCTATCGGGGCCATTAACAGCGCATGTGAGGTGTTTGTACCATTTGCATACTGAAAACAGATCCGGGATACCGATGGATTGTTCGTTTACAGTTCTTGATAGCGGCTAACCTTTAATGGGGAGACATTATATATAGCTGATAGGTTGACTAGTGTCATCTACGACCCCAATGATAAACGTCCACAGTTTGTTCATTGGTAGGAGCTGCTTTACTACAGATTGAAAGTCCACGTCGCCTCTGTATTAGAAGCATGgatcattaatatattttggTATCCGTATGTTTAATAATAT encodes:
- the LOC128171493 gene encoding uncharacterized protein LOC128171493 is translated as MHLISSMTEKRMFDLETMGTTSTPCRVHQCSMCQGDTEYFCVSCPCDLCPQCKENHVKDLNTIDHDVVTYSEKLNSNKKEECCVRHPCMLIGMYCEPCELPVCFNCTQHKGHRLLDIRKEYRTMQQQHEGTFYTIRSDALFYRPVLLTKIKAEFKTCYTELSIFQSQMITKAQKLKNLLDDVKYDFMYNVFCDFDVKHRCLKQKIKMITQIGNQQRYVHTYEQSSVIPIQFLSSIKTTHLRQMRLTLHTSNLSMTESFNKEDVMESLSAIEIAERGNRRVENKSLLKLLPAPEFCMSLTMTDVDLCYHISRVTSDQVWASDADGNLFLINTAGDTLYFINACTYLYGFHTLNNDNELIYTDKNNTIYKLSKEMKTATFIKRADSIWKPQCVYCSPRTSDLMVGMYRETRGSTEYISITPNTHAYFILQTPFTPYKIGKVTRYNQSGQLTQNIQHDNTGRGLYRHPNFITENNNGDVVVSDSCAVIVTNREGVHRFFYRGHPSGSGLDPWGICTDALAHILVCDSGSCTVQMIDKDGQFLSHLLIRPSGLFCPLSLSYDVKTHRLWVAARNKVVVYRYIDRQHARTDLNPATADVMESLSEIPNIGTEKPQQGNQCLLKLMSPPELLHSLTVTGADRCYHISCVTSDRFWVSDNRDNLILTNTRGDTLHNLNDLYSSLRRDANREVSVGLHTERGVDRSHHLSGMTSRRVRVDDNKDNLTLTNTRDDSLLYMNDLCSSLHSESYRKLLVGILTVNSESELIYIDRNHNINKLSKDMKTTCTFIEKTDATWSPRCVYCSPSTGDLLVGMYRESIGPSKLTRHNQNGQLTQTIKHDNMGLDLYSKTDFITENNNGDIVVSDESAVVVTERGGRHRFSYTGHPSGSGLWPHGICTDPMSHILVCDDRTNTIQLLDKDGQFLSHLLKESKILESPQSLSYDVNTHSLWVGSEKDNKVCVYRYIDQHGHIKDEDTYRHDMCAISN